The following coding sequences are from one Myxococcales bacterium window:
- the def gene encoding peptide deformylase: MILKIVQTGDPVLRQGTTEVEPGRIGSPELQRLIELMRATMLDAPGVGLAAPQVGVPLRLAVLEDRAEVIAALDPADVRAKDRRPVPFQVLINPRLRVLDATPATFVEGCLSVAGFAAEVPRAQSVEVKALDHQGQPLSIVASGWHARILQHEIDHLDGTLYLDRMNSRTFTNVLAHPGRRS; the protein is encoded by the coding sequence ATGATCCTGAAGATCGTACAAACCGGGGATCCTGTTTTGCGGCAGGGCACGACCGAGGTCGAGCCAGGTCGCATTGGCTCGCCAGAGCTACAAAGACTCATCGAACTCATGCGCGCGACGATGCTGGACGCGCCCGGCGTGGGCTTGGCGGCGCCTCAGGTGGGTGTGCCGCTGCGTCTGGCGGTGCTCGAAGACCGGGCCGAGGTGATCGCCGCGCTCGATCCCGCAGACGTGCGCGCCAAAGACCGCAGGCCCGTGCCCTTCCAGGTTTTGATCAACCCCCGGCTCCGCGTGTTGGACGCCACACCGGCCACCTTCGTCGAGGGCTGCCTCAGTGTGGCCGGCTTCGCGGCCGAGGTGCCCCGGGCACAATCCGTCGAGGTCAAGGCGCTCGACCATCAGGGCCAACCGCTTTCCATCGTCGCGAGCGGCTGGCATGCCCGGATCCTCCAGCATGAGATCGATCATCTCGACGGCACGCTTTACCTCGATCGCATGAACAGCCGCACGTTCACCAACGTGCTCGCTCACCCGGGGCGTCGGTCCTGA
- a CDS encoding response regulator transcription factor, which yields MSPKTRILIIEDEPDIARGLTDALEFEGFEVFAATLGREGLRLVRERGPDLVILDLMLPDINGFSVCEQIREHNSVIPVIMLTARSQESDKIRGLEVGADDYVTKPFSVGELVARINAIFRRLHRAAAVEEAIPIGTAVVYPRKHELVQNKKTHVLTFYEVEIVRLLHERVGEPVSREEILEKIWGVSGYGSSRSVDNCVVKLRRKIEADPANPRHIVTIYGTGYKLVP from the coding sequence ATGAGCCCCAAAACACGCATTCTCATCATCGAAGACGAGCCCGACATCGCGCGCGGGCTGACCGACGCGCTCGAGTTCGAGGGCTTCGAGGTGTTTGCCGCGACGCTTGGGCGTGAAGGCTTGCGCCTGGTGCGCGAGCGCGGCCCCGACCTGGTGATCTTGGACTTGATGTTGCCCGACATCAACGGCTTCTCCGTCTGCGAGCAGATCCGCGAGCACAACTCGGTGATCCCCGTGATCATGCTGACGGCGCGTTCCCAGGAGAGCGACAAGATCCGCGGTCTCGAAGTGGGGGCCGACGACTACGTCACAAAGCCTTTCTCCGTGGGCGAGCTGGTGGCGCGTATCAACGCGATCTTTCGCCGGTTGCACCGGGCTGCCGCGGTAGAGGAGGCGATCCCGATCGGCACGGCGGTGGTGTACCCGCGCAAACACGAGCTGGTGCAGAACAAAAAAACGCACGTCCTCACGTTCTACGAAGTGGAGATCGTGCGCTTGCTCCACGAAAGAGTGGGTGAACCTGTCTCGCGCGAGGAGATCCTGGAAAAGATCTGGGGTGTGTCCGGCTACGGTTCGAGCCGCTCCGTGGACAACTGCGTGGTGAAGCTGCGCCGGAAGATCGAGGCGGATCCCGCGAACCCCCGTCACATCGTGACGATCTACGGCACCGGCTACAAGCTGGTGCCCTGA